In Nymphalis io chromosome 13, ilAglIoxx1.1, whole genome shotgun sequence, one genomic interval encodes:
- the LOC126773074 gene encoding ras-related protein Rab-11A yields MGTREDEYDYLFKVVLIGDSGVGKSSLLSRFTRNEFNLESKSTIGVEFATRSIEVDGKTIKAQIWDTAGQERYRAITSAYYRGAVGALLVYDIAKHLSYENVERWLRELRDHADQNILIMLVGNKSDLRHLRSIPTEEAKAFAERNGLSFIETSALDSTNVEPAFQNILTEIYRIVSQKQMRDPPEGDVIRPDAEPADVRPSGADSVRKQCCQ; encoded by the exons ATGGGTACAAGAGAGGACGAATACGATTATTTGTTCAAAG TCGTTTTGATTGGGGACTCGGGAGTGGGTAAAAGCAGTCTTCTTTCGCGTTTCACTAGAAATGAATTCAACTTAGAGTCAAAATCGACAATAGGAGTGGAATTTGCAACAAGAAGTAtagag GTTGACGGTAAAACCATAAAAGCTCAAATATGGGATACCGCTGGTCAGGAGAGGTATCGCGCGATCACGTCCGCGTACTACCGCGGCGCGGTCGGTGCGCTGCTCGTCTACGACATCGCGAAACATCTCTCCTACGAGAACGTTGAGCGGTGGCTGCGTGAACTGCGCGACCACGCCGATCAGAACATATTAATCATGCTCGTCGGTAACAAGAGCGATCTTAGGCACCTTAG ATCTATCCCAACAGAAGAGGCAAAGGCATTCGCGGAACGGAACGGGCTTAGTTTTATTGAAACATCCGCTCTCGACTCGACTAATGTGGAACCGGCATTCCAGAATATATTAACGg AGATCTACAGGATCGTGTCCCAGAAGCAGATGCGCGACCCGCCCGAGGGCGACGTGATCCGGCCCGACGCCGAGCCGGCCGACGTGCGGCCCTCCGGCGCCGACTCCGTGCGCAAGCAGTGCTGCCAGTAG
- the LOC126773063 gene encoding 50S ribosomal protein L1 yields MAGTLFRSLFNTALILHKPNVTTLKSIHTGPVYYAARKGTRAKARAKKVKVEITKIGFIPHNQRGKNRVTKAQVNKHLDYAFKMESKDDVYPMRYYRWLTYTTEDAIEAHKETHDPTMYNALDSFVFAQIEFNMEAVKKNRYLDNIVRLTLLPHFFQRDEERTILAFCKGPELIKQVAEAGATTVGSTELVKKIQEGTIKLSDYDYVIAHPNILTDLVPIRGLMKRRFPNVRSGTLDPNICELVKKFAAGIQYRVVKDEHQQNYGSVEVPVGRLNMETKQITENIDALLKDIQSIRPKRDGLFITRCYLISPPSPEKLKIDPFVHVDRELSKEVQEDSDNEDEVVAAKA; encoded by the exons atggctGGAACATTATTTC gtTCCTTGTTTAATACTGCTTTAATTCTTCATAAACCCAATGTTACGACTtta AAATCTATACACACTGGACCAGTATATTATGCTGCTCGTAAAGGAACTCGAGCTAAGGCTCGTGCGAAAAAAGTCAAAGTCGAGATCACGAAAATTGGTTTTATCCCACATAACCAAAGAGGAAAAAATAG agTTACTAAAGCTCAGGTGAACAAGCATTTAGATTATGCATTTAAAATGGAATCAAAAGACGATGTGTACCCTATGCGGTACTATCGCTGGTTGACATATACCACTGAGGATGCTATCGAAGCACATAAGGAAACTCATGACCCAACTATGTATAATGCTTTAGATTCATTTGTGTTCGCACAAATTGAATTTAACATGGAAGCTGTTAAAAAG AATCGTTATTTAGACAACATTGTACGTCTCACATTACTGCCCCATTTCTTCCAACGCGATGAGGAAAGAACCATCCTTGCTTTTTGTAAGGGACCAGAGCTAATCAAGCAGGTCGCAGAGGCAGGAGCCACTACTGTTGGTAGTACAGAGTTAGTTAAGAAGATCCAG GAAGGCACAATCAAACTAAGCGATTATGACTATGTAATAGCTCATCCAAATATCTTAACAGATCTCGTTCCAATTCGTGGTCTGATGAAGAGACGGTTCCCAAATGTGCGTTCTGGCACCCTAGATCCTAACATCTGTGAACTAGTGAAGAAATTTGCAGCCGGCATCCAGTACAGGGTTGTTAAAGATGAGCATCAGCAAAACTATGGCTCTGTAGAAGTTCCCGTTGGACGA TTGAATATGGAAACGAAGCAAATTACAGAAAATATTGATGCCTTATTAAAAGATATACAATCTATACGACCTAAACGAGATGGACTTTTTATTACAAG ATGCTATCTAATAAGTCCACCATCACCTGAAAAGCTTAAAATTGATCCATTTGTGCATGTTGATCGTGAATTATCAAAGGAAGTTCAAGAGGATAGTGACAATGAAGATGAAGTAGTTGCCGCTaaagcttaa
- the LOC126773050 gene encoding uncharacterized protein LOC126773050: MYKINCILLVVSLCALLWGVAGQYEWQIRDSVDEIRGKIDKINTDNCFISHLDDLFLPEDSVSHHPDVKEININPVFANRTALLHLHNMAMTRAFFWSYILQSRFIRPAINDTYDPGMMYYFLSSVADVSANPYINASSIYFSPNMSYTSSYRGFFNKTMRRFAPRALRADDFNDPVHLQKISTLNTFFVEDLGAFDPESLSNDYTSDFYRTNEWYSLWLPDKVSNRHDTKTTYQVEIRYANNTNETFTFHGPPGNDETPGPVNWTKPYFDCGRLNKWLVAAVSPVADIYPRHTQFRHIEYPTYTAAVVMELDYDRIDINQCPPSQGNDKPNRFASTARCKEETTECEPIHGWGFRRGGYQCRCRPGFRLPSIVRRPYLGEIIERATSDQYYNNFDCMEIGWVQRLPVQWEKAHPLLRALYADRYYEYVNATSGPGALHSERVNVYEVLNYIRSVQPWNCSLYNPTDLFLNGDIAFGAEEQFENQAKMAVRLANFISAFLQVSDPKEVFSGTRVADKPLTEDQMLGETLSIVLGDSKIWSAGTYWDRNKFTNRTFFAPFAHKTELNTRKFKLEDLARINKTDAVYINKSWYQFLKQRWSTNFDSLEKYFLKMKIRDSEFGKYLKQYERYPTFYRAASIKHGHWTRPYYDCEGPLKQWVITYASPFFGWDSVKVKLEFKGVVAVTMSLMSLDINQCPDKFYVPNAFKSTDKCDRSTSYCVPIQGRGFEAGGYKCECLQGYEYPFEDPITYYDGQIVEAEFQNIIENKETRIDMFKCRLAGAAAIQSSFAVIFTVLIFLWRLR, from the exons atgtataaaatcaaTTGTATTTTACTTGTGGTTTCTTTGTGTGCTTTGTTATGGGGTGTGGCCGGTCAGTACGAATGGCAAATTCGCGATTCTGTGGATGAAATTCGaggaaaaatagataaaattaacaCTGATAACTGCTTTATTAGCCATTTAGATGATCTCTTCCTCCCAGAGGATTCTGTGTCCCACCACCCCGACGTAAAAGAGATAAACATTAATCCGGTATTTGCAAATCGGACTGCGTTGTTACATTTGCACAATATGGCAATGACGAGGGCGTTTTTCTGGAGTTACATTTTGCAGTCCAGGTTTATTCGACCTGCTATAAACGATACCTACGATCCAGGAATGATGTATTATTTCCTATCATCCGTAGCCGACGTCTCTGCAAACCCTTACATAAACGctagttcaatatatttttcccCGAACATGTCATATACGTCCTCGTACCGAGGATTCTTCAATAAGACAATGCGTAGATTCGCTCCAAGAGCTCTAAGGGCAGATGATTTTAATGATCCCGTTCATTTGCAAAAGATATcaacattaaatacattttttgtggAAGATCTAGGTGCATTCGACCCTGAAAGTTTATCAAACGATTACACATCTGATTTCTATCGTactaatgagtggtattcaTTATGGTTACCCGACAAGGTGTCAAATAGACATGACACAAAAACAACATATCAGGTTGAAATAAGATACGCTAATAACACCAATGAAACATTTACATTCCATGGACCGCCTGGCAATGATGag acTCCTGGACCAGTGAACTGGACAAAACCTTATTTTGACTGTGGACGATTAAACAAATGGCTCGTTGCAGCAGTTTCTCCCGTTGCCGATATTTATCCCCGTCACACTCAGTTCAGACATATTGAATATCCAAC ATATACGGCAGCTGTGGTGATGGAATTGGATTATGACCGAATAGATATAAACCAATGTCCACCGAGTCAGGGTAACGACAAGCCAAATAGATTTGCTTCAACAGCGAGATGTAAAGAAGAGACTACTGAA TGTGAACCAATCCATGGTTGGGGATTCCGGCGTGGCGGGTATCAGTGTCGGTGTCGGCCCGGTTTCCGCCTACCGAGTATCGTGCGTCGACCGTACCTCGGGGAGATTATCGAACGAGCCACATCCGACCAATACTATAATAACTTCGACTGTATGGAGATTGGAT GGGTGCAGCGGCTGCCGGTACAGTGGGAGAAGGCGCACCCGCTTTTGCGTGCGTTGTACGCGGACCGCTACTACGAGTATGTGAACGCCACGAGCGGGCCGGGCGCGCTGCACTCCGAGCGCGTCAACGTGTACGAGGTGCTCAACTACATCCGCTCCGTACAACCCTGGAACTGCTCGCT TTATAATCCGACTGATTTGTTCTTGAATGGAGATATAGCTTTTGGTGCAGAAGAACAGTTTGAGAATCAAGCGAAAATGGCTGTGCGTTTGGCAAATTTCATCAGTGCATTCTTACAG GTGTCGGaccctaaagaagttttcagtGGTACAAGAGTAGCCGACAAGCCTCTCACTGAGGATCAGATGCTCGGAGAGACTCTTTCTATAGTCCTCGGTGACTCTAAAATATGGTCCGCCG GTACATATTGGGATAGAAACAAGTTCACAAACCGAACATTCTTTGCACCATTTGCACATAAGACTGAGCTGAATACTAGGAAATTCAAACTTGAAGATTTGGCGCGAATTAATAAGACTG AtgctgtatatattaataaatcatggTACCAATTCCTGAAACAGAGATGGTCGACTAACTTCGACAGCCTCGAgaagtattttcttaaaatgaaaatacgTGATTCAGAATTcggaaaatatttgaaacaatacGAGAGATATCCAACGTTTTATAGAGCAGCTAGTATCAAGCATGGCCACTGGACACGCCCTTACTATGATTGCGAAGGACCTCTAAAGCAATGGGTTATTACATATGCTTCACCATTCTTCGGATGGGACAGTGTTAAAGTCAAACTGGAATTTAA GGGTGTTGTGGCAGTGACTATGTCTTTAATGTCTCTAGACATTAATCAGTGTCCGGACAAATTTTACGTACCAAATGCATTTAAAAGTACTGACAAGTGTGATAGGAGTACTTCATAT TGTGTACCAATCCAAGGTCGCGGGTTCGAGGCTGGCGGTTATAAGTGTGAATGTTTGCAAGGCTACGAGTACCCGTTCGAGGACCCCATCACGTACTACGACGGTCAGATTGTAGAAGCCGAGTtccaaaatataatagaaaataaggaAACACGTATCGACATGTTTAAGTGTAGACTGGCTGGAGCGGCAGCTATCCAAAGTAGCTTTGCTGTAATATTTACAGTTCTGATATTTTTGTGGAGACTCAGGTAA
- the LOC126773087 gene encoding mitochondrial pyruvate carrier 1: MSGMARKFLNHLKSKEFREYLMSTHFWGPVANWGIPLAAIADTRKDPIFISGKMTLALSIYSLMFMRFAWKVQPRNLLLFACHFTNECAQLTQGARFVNYYYIQGEKKTNEDKS, translated from the exons atgaGCGGAATGGCACGAAAATTTCTAAATCATCTTAAAAGCAAAGAATTTAGAGAATATTTGATGAG cACACATTTTTGGGGTCCGGTGGCAAATTGGGGAATACCTTTAGCTGCTATTGCTGATACAAGAAAGGATCCTATCTTTATAAGTGGCAAAATGACTCTTG CTCTTTCGATATATTCACTCATGTTCATGAGGTTCGCCTGGAAAGTCCAACCCCGTAACCTCCTGCTCTTCGCTTGCCACTTCACGAATGAGTGCGCACAGCTAACACAGGGTGCTCGCTTCGTCAACTACTATTATATACAGGGCGAAAAGAAGACGAACGAAGACAAGTCTTAA